Proteins encoded in a region of the Sphingomonas sp. HMP9 genome:
- a CDS encoding S8 family peptidase gives MAGGLLLAACGGGGGGVNGTPVPPAAPTPTPVPPPTPTPAPTPTPAPTPAPTPTPSSNDTSEYRATVGAVSMNALAAYTVGATGQGIGVGVIDSGIDLQSQEFGTRVSSASQDVAGNATIDDEGGHGTAVAFTLAGRRNGAGSHGVAFDATLIVLRADRPGTCATASKDDEDTGCKFGTDAITRGLDAARTAGAKVVNISLGGSEMPQSLKDAIGRATAAGLVVVIAAGNDGSVNPDPFTTVAGEAQGRNQVIIAGSVGASDGISTFSDRAGTGAAHFLTAVGESVRAPDQTDTAYLWSGTSFAAPQISGAVALLAQAFPNLTGAQIVDILFKSARDLGAPGVDSVYGNGVLDLTRAFQPLGATSIAGSKAVVSTIGNASLSAPMGDAAQGELGAVILDGYSRAFAIDLARTIARRSPDRSLGGALQSRFRTVALAQGGLTVSMTLAPRANGDVALDRTSLSSADASSARAIAGMVTQKLGSTLSFGFGFAQGANALSAQLSGQSEPAFLIANTGGMGFDNTARASSAMRQSVGGFGFTAGIETGDVLTQRDDDLRLRDRWQRSGYNRASLTIDRRVGALSTMVAATRMDERDTVLGARFDTALGATRAATWFVDTKARFETGAGWSIGGAMRQGWTRAVVRGGLSGDGLVRTNAFAADIGKDGVFGHDTLGLRVAQPLRVAHGGIDLGLPTYFDYTSGTVTDWTTQRLNLAPQGRELDVEMRYGVPAFGGGLDTNLFWRRDPGNFAALPNDYGMAMRYSVGF, from the coding sequence ATGGCAGGTGGCCTGCTGCTCGCGGCGTGCGGGGGCGGTGGTGGAGGCGTCAACGGCACACCAGTCCCGCCCGCGGCTCCCACTCCGACGCCGGTTCCGCCCCCTACCCCCACGCCAGCCCCTACCCCCACGCCAGCCCCGACGCCCGCGCCAACCCCGACGCCGTCCAGCAACGACACCAGCGAATACCGCGCGACCGTCGGCGCGGTCTCGATGAACGCGCTTGCTGCCTATACCGTCGGTGCAACCGGCCAGGGAATCGGCGTCGGCGTGATCGACAGCGGCATCGATCTGCAAAGCCAGGAATTCGGCACCCGCGTCTCGTCCGCCTCGCAGGACGTCGCCGGCAATGCCACGATCGACGACGAAGGCGGTCACGGTACCGCCGTCGCCTTCACGCTGGCAGGGCGGAGGAACGGTGCGGGCTCGCACGGCGTGGCATTCGACGCGACGCTGATCGTGCTGCGCGCCGACCGCCCCGGCACCTGCGCCACCGCGAGCAAGGACGACGAGGATACGGGGTGCAAGTTCGGCACCGATGCGATCACACGCGGGCTCGATGCGGCACGCACCGCAGGCGCGAAGGTCGTCAACATATCGCTAGGCGGATCGGAAATGCCGCAAAGTCTGAAGGACGCGATCGGCCGCGCAACAGCTGCCGGGTTGGTCGTCGTGATCGCTGCGGGCAATGACGGCTCGGTCAATCCCGATCCGTTCACCACCGTCGCCGGCGAGGCGCAAGGCCGCAACCAGGTCATCATTGCCGGCTCGGTCGGCGCAAGCGACGGCATCTCCACCTTCAGCGACCGCGCTGGCACCGGCGCCGCGCACTTCCTGACCGCGGTCGGCGAAAGCGTCCGCGCGCCCGATCAGACCGACACCGCCTATCTCTGGTCCGGCACCTCGTTCGCTGCGCCGCAGATATCCGGCGCGGTCGCGCTGCTGGCGCAGGCCTTCCCCAACCTCACGGGCGCGCAGATCGTCGACATCCTGTTCAAGAGCGCACGCGATCTCGGCGCGCCGGGTGTCGATTCGGTCTACGGCAACGGCGTGCTCGACCTGACGCGTGCGTTCCAGCCGCTCGGCGCAACTTCGATCGCAGGATCGAAAGCGGTCGTCTCGACGATCGGCAACGCCAGCCTATCCGCCCCGATGGGCGATGCCGCGCAGGGTGAGCTCGGCGCAGTCATCCTCGACGGCTACAGCCGCGCGTTCGCGATCGACCTCGCCAGGACGATCGCCCGCCGAAGCCCGGACCGCTCGCTCGGCGGCGCGCTCCAGTCGCGGTTCCGCACGGTCGCGTTGGCGCAAGGCGGCTTGACCGTATCGATGACGCTCGCCCCGCGCGCGAACGGCGACGTCGCGCTCGACCGCACCTCGCTGTCGAGCGCCGACGCGTCCAGCGCACGCGCGATCGCTGGGATGGTCACGCAAAAGCTGGGCAGCACGCTGTCGTTCGGCTTCGGGTTCGCGCAAGGCGCGAACGCGCTCAGCGCACAATTGTCGGGGCAGTCCGAACCCGCCTTCCTGATCGCCAACACCGGCGGCATGGGCTTCGACAACACCGCGCGGGCGTCGAGCGCGATGCGGCAGAGCGTTGGCGGGTTCGGCTTTACCGCAGGGATCGAGACTGGCGACGTCCTTACGCAACGTGACGACGACCTTCGCCTCCGCGACCGCTGGCAGCGATCGGGCTACAACCGCGCCTCGCTGACGATCGACCGGCGGGTCGGCGCGCTGTCGACGATGGTCGCCGCCACCCGGATGGACGAACGCGACACCGTCCTCGGCGCGCGCTTCGACACCGCACTTGGCGCGACACGGGCGGCAACGTGGTTCGTGGACACGAAGGCGCGGTTCGAGACCGGCGCCGGCTGGAGCATCGGCGGCGCGATGCGCCAGGGCTGGACGCGCGCCGTCGTCCGCGGCGGGCTCAGCGGCGATGGCCTCGTCCGCACCAATGCGTTCGCTGCCGACATCGGCAAGGACGGGGTGTTCGGCCACGACACGCTCGGCCTGCGCGTCGCGCAACCATTGCGCGTAGCCCACGGCGGCATCGACCTCGGGCTCCCGACCTATTTCGACTATACCAGCGGCACCGTCACCGACTGGACCACCCAACGCCTCAACCTCGCGCCGCAGGGCCGCGAACTCGATGTCGAGATGCGCTACGGTGTCCCCGCGTTCGGCGGTGGCCTCGACACCAACCTGTTCTGGCGCCGCGACCCTGGCAACTTCGCCGCGCTGCCCAACGATTACGGCATGGCGATGCGGTATAGCGTTGGGTTCTGA
- a CDS encoding LLM class flavin-dependent oxidoreductase translates to MTRYSLLDLVPVIEGGTVSQSLANAADLARHAENVGFQRYWVAEHHGMTGIASAATAVVIAHIAAATSTIRVGSGGIMLPNHAPLTIAEQFGTLDALFPGRIDLGLGRAPGSDQRVARAMRRTLETDANAFPQDVMELQSYFANDGQTGIVATPGAGADVAMWILGSSTFGAQLAAALGLPYAFASHFAPDALDAALAIYRRDFRPSARLSKPHAMAGFNVFAAETDAEAELLASSQQQSFVALRTGNPGKMKPPLAGYRESLGAQGNQILDHVLQCSAVGSPAKVARGIAAFVERTGVDEVMVTSAIYDHEARKRSLSITADVMQDLKIAA, encoded by the coding sequence ATGACACGCTATTCCCTGCTCGATCTGGTCCCCGTTATCGAAGGCGGCACCGTCTCCCAATCGCTGGCCAACGCTGCCGACCTCGCGCGCCACGCTGAAAACGTCGGTTTCCAGCGCTATTGGGTCGCCGAACATCACGGCATGACCGGGATCGCCTCCGCCGCGACCGCAGTCGTGATCGCGCACATCGCCGCGGCGACCAGCACGATCCGCGTCGGCTCAGGTGGCATCATGCTTCCCAACCACGCGCCGCTGACGATCGCTGAGCAGTTCGGCACGCTCGACGCATTGTTCCCCGGCCGCATCGACCTGGGTCTCGGCCGAGCTCCCGGGTCCGACCAGCGCGTCGCGCGCGCGATGCGCCGCACGCTGGAGACCGACGCCAACGCCTTCCCGCAGGACGTGATGGAGCTCCAGAGTTATTTCGCGAACGACGGCCAGACCGGCATCGTCGCCACCCCGGGTGCGGGCGCAGACGTCGCCATGTGGATCCTCGGCTCCAGCACGTTTGGCGCGCAATTGGCCGCCGCGCTCGGGCTGCCTTACGCGTTCGCCTCGCATTTCGCGCCCGACGCGCTCGATGCCGCGCTTGCGATCTATCGCCGCGATTTCCGCCCCTCGGCGCGTCTTTCCAAGCCCCATGCCATGGCGGGTTTCAACGTCTTCGCGGCCGAGACCGATGCGGAGGCCGAGCTGCTCGCCAGTTCGCAGCAGCAGTCGTTTGTGGCGCTTCGCACCGGCAACCCCGGCAAGATGAAGCCGCCCCTCGCCGGCTATCGCGAGTCCCTCGGCGCGCAAGGCAACCAGATCCTTGACCATGTGCTGCAGTGCTCGGCGGTCGGCAGCCCCGCCAAGGTCGCGCGCGGGATCGCGGCGTTCGTCGAACGGACCGGCGTTGACGAGGTCATGGTGACCAGCGCGATCTACGACCACGAAGCCCGCAAGCGGAGCCTCTCGATAACGGCCGACGTGATGCAGGATCTAAAGATCGCGGCGTAA
- a CDS encoding CPBP family intramembrane glutamic endopeptidase, with product MILPNALLLVTIMSLVWFLKGDLLGYRRIKRLPDTASRQKTYRLWIAKAAIAFVLPAIIGLTLVGRLDALVIVPPEFDALRRLLPSLAGDSRADMLATIGGSALGGLVIGTVLATRRKWRFLRTIGNIGSLLPRNRPELAHAAAMSIAAGVSEELAFRLFLPLLVALVTGNAVVAFGVAIAAFGAMHLYQGRAGVIATTLVGALMAAIYLMTGELWLAMSLHALIDLNSLVLRPALTGAWRAA from the coding sequence ATGATCCTGCCCAACGCCCTCCTCCTCGTCACGATCATGAGCCTCGTCTGGTTCCTCAAGGGCGATCTCCTCGGCTACCGCCGCATCAAGCGCCTCCCCGACACTGCCTCGCGCCAGAAGACCTACCGCCTGTGGATTGCCAAGGCCGCGATCGCCTTCGTCCTGCCGGCTATCATCGGGCTCACGCTAGTGGGCAGGCTGGATGCCCTCGTTATCGTTCCCCCCGAGTTCGACGCTCTCCGCAGGCTCCTGCCAAGCCTTGCCGGCGACAGCCGCGCGGACATGCTCGCCACGATCGGCGGCAGCGCCCTTGGTGGTCTCGTCATCGGTACGGTCCTGGCGACGCGGCGTAAGTGGCGTTTCCTCAGGACGATCGGCAACATCGGATCGCTGCTCCCGCGTAACCGGCCTGAGCTCGCGCACGCCGCCGCCATGTCGATCGCGGCGGGCGTTTCCGAGGAGCTCGCCTTCCGCCTGTTCCTGCCGCTGCTGGTCGCGCTCGTCACCGGCAACGCGGTCGTCGCGTTCGGTGTCGCGATCGCGGCGTTCGGCGCGATGCACCTGTATCAGGGGCGGGCAGGCGTGATCGCGACCACGCTCGTCGGCGCGCTGATGGCGGCGATCTACCTGATGACCGGCGAGCTGTGGCTGGCGATGAGCCTGCACGCGCTGATCGATCTCAATTCGCTGGTTTTGCGCCCGGCGCTGACTGGAGCGTGGCGCGCGGCTTGA
- the glpX gene encoding class II fructose-bisphosphatase, with amino-acid sequence MTAAASQVLDRVLVLEMVRVTEAAAIAASTLVGRGDEKAADAAAVEAMREALNSLYMDGTVVIGEGERDEAPMLFIGEKVGSAIGKGPKIDIALDPLEGTTICATAGPNSLAVLAIAEEGGLLNAPDVYMDKIAVGPGYPEGIIDLDKTPTENITAVAAAKGVPARDLIVCVLDRPRHEALIAELRQVGCGIMLIGDGDVAGVIATSDPETTVDVYMGSGGAPEGVLACAALRCVGGQFKGRLLFRNDDERGRAAKWGITDLDKQYDLSELAKGDCIFAATGVTDGSLLAGVKRKKGKMTTESVVMRASSGTVRWVKGEHRTD; translated from the coding sequence TTGACCGCAGCCGCCAGCCAGGTTCTCGACCGCGTTCTCGTCCTTGAAATGGTCCGCGTGACCGAAGCGGCGGCGATCGCCGCCTCCACGCTCGTCGGGCGCGGTGACGAGAAGGCGGCGGATGCGGCCGCGGTCGAGGCGATGCGCGAGGCGCTCAACTCGCTGTACATGGACGGCACCGTCGTGATCGGCGAGGGCGAGCGCGACGAGGCGCCGATGCTGTTCATCGGCGAGAAGGTGGGCTCGGCGATCGGCAAGGGCCCGAAGATCGACATCGCGCTCGATCCGCTCGAAGGCACCACGATCTGCGCGACTGCGGGTCCGAACAGCCTCGCCGTGCTGGCGATCGCCGAAGAGGGCGGGCTGCTCAACGCACCCGACGTCTATATGGACAAGATCGCGGTCGGCCCGGGCTATCCCGAGGGCATCATCGATCTAGACAAGACGCCGACCGAGAACATCACTGCCGTCGCCGCCGCCAAGGGCGTGCCGGCGCGCGACCTGATCGTGTGCGTGCTCGACCGGCCGCGTCACGAAGCGTTGATCGCCGAACTGCGCCAGGTCGGCTGTGGGATCATGCTGATCGGTGACGGCGACGTCGCCGGCGTGATCGCGACGTCGGATCCCGAGACCACGGTCGACGTGTACATGGGCTCCGGCGGCGCGCCCGAAGGCGTGCTGGCCTGCGCGGCGCTGCGCTGCGTCGGCGGGCAGTTCAAGGGTCGGTTGCTGTTCCGCAACGACGACGAGCGAGGCCGTGCGGCGAAGTGGGGGATCACCGATCTCGACAAGCAGTATGACCTGTCCGAGCTGGCCAAGGGCGACTGCATCTTCGCGGCGACGGGCGTGACCGATGGCTCGCTGCTGGCGGGCGTGAAGCGGAAGAAGGGCAAGATGACGACCGAAAGCGTGGTGATGCGCGCGTCTTCGGGGACGGTGCGCTGGGTCAAGGGCGAGCATCGGACCGATTGA
- a CDS encoding pyrimidine 5'-nucleotidase, translating into MLARLDPRLDHVRNWIFDLDNTLYPASANLFAQVDARMTGFIQDLLGLDHAEARRVQKGYFHNHGTTLSGLMTEHHVDPHAFLAHVHDIEMDVIEHDAPLVAAIAKLPGRKLVFTNGDTPYATRILDRLGLSESFEAIHDIHAMNLMPKPHASAYAGFCAAFDIDPRESLFADDMARNLTPAKAIGMTTVWIDNGSEQSPDAARDHIDFTVPVLAPWLETILETS; encoded by the coding sequence ATGCTTGCCCGCCTTGACCCCCGCCTCGACCATGTCCGCAACTGGATCTTCGATCTCGACAACACGCTGTATCCGGCGAGCGCGAACCTATTCGCGCAGGTGGATGCGCGGATGACCGGGTTCATCCAGGATCTGCTCGGGCTCGATCACGCCGAAGCGCGGCGCGTGCAGAAGGGGTATTTCCACAACCACGGCACGACATTGTCGGGGTTGATGACCGAGCATCATGTCGATCCGCACGCGTTTCTCGCGCATGTCCACGATATCGAGATGGACGTGATCGAGCACGACGCGCCTTTGGTCGCGGCGATCGCGAAGCTGCCGGGGCGCAAGCTCGTCTTCACCAATGGCGACACGCCGTACGCGACTCGGATCCTCGACCGGCTGGGGTTGAGCGAGAGCTTCGAGGCGATCCACGACATCCATGCGATGAACCTGATGCCCAAGCCGCATGCGTCGGCCTATGCCGGGTTCTGCGCGGCGTTCGATATTGACCCGCGCGAGTCGCTGTTCGCGGACGACATGGCGCGCAACCTGACGCCGGCCAAGGCGATCGGGATGACGACGGTGTGGATCGACAACGGCTCCGAACAGTCGCCCGACGCAGCGCGCGATCACATCGATTTTACCGTGCCGGTGCTCGCACCATGGCTCGAAACCATCCTGGAGACATCATGA
- the dapD gene encoding 2,3,4,5-tetrahydropyridine-2,6-dicarboxylate N-succinyltransferase translates to MTLQTIIDAAWDDRANLGLETKGEIRDAVESALAMLDAGTARVAEPTADGWQVNQWLKKAVLLSFRLNDNVVIDGGSGGAPAFDKVPSKFAGWGEAEFRAAGIRVVPGAVARRGSFIAKGAILMPSFVNIGAYVGEGTMVDAWATVGSCAQIGKNVHLSGGAGIGGVLEPLQADPVIIGDGAFIGARAEVAEGVRVGEGAVLSMGVYLGASTKIIDRATGEVFKGEVPPYAVVVPGSIGGGDGKPALYCAVIVKRVDAQTRSKTSINDLLRD, encoded by the coding sequence ATGACCTTGCAGACCATCATCGACGCCGCCTGGGACGATCGCGCGAACCTCGGGCTGGAGACGAAGGGCGAGATTCGTGATGCCGTGGAGTCCGCACTGGCGATGCTCGATGCGGGCACGGCGCGCGTTGCCGAGCCGACGGCAGATGGCTGGCAGGTCAACCAATGGCTCAAGAAGGCGGTGCTGCTGTCGTTCCGGCTTAACGATAACGTCGTGATCGACGGCGGATCGGGCGGCGCGCCTGCGTTCGACAAGGTGCCGTCGAAGTTCGCCGGCTGGGGCGAGGCGGAGTTCCGCGCGGCGGGGATCCGGGTCGTACCGGGCGCGGTCGCGCGTCGGGGCAGCTTCATCGCCAAGGGCGCGATCCTGATGCCGAGCTTCGTCAATATCGGCGCGTATGTCGGCGAGGGCACGATGGTCGATGCCTGGGCGACCGTCGGGTCGTGCGCGCAGATCGGCAAGAACGTCCATCTGTCGGGCGGCGCCGGTATCGGCGGCGTGCTCGAGCCGCTCCAGGCCGACCCGGTGATCATCGGCGACGGCGCGTTCATCGGCGCGCGTGCCGAAGTCGCGGAGGGCGTCCGCGTCGGCGAGGGCGCGGTGCTGTCGATGGGCGTGTATCTTGGCGCATCGACCAAGATCATCGACCGCGCGACCGGCGAGGTCTTCAAGGGCGAAGTGCCGCCTTATGCCGTCGTCGTGCCGGGCTCGATCGGCGGCGGGGACGGCAAGCCTGCGTTGTACTGCGCAGTGATCGTCAAGCGCGTCGATGCGCAAACTCGTTCCAAAACCTCGATCAACGACCTTCTGAGGGACTGA